A genomic region of Octopus sinensis linkage group LG2, ASM634580v1, whole genome shotgun sequence contains the following coding sequences:
- the LOC115230756 gene encoding NADH dehydrogenase [ubiquinone] 1 beta subcomplex subunit 8, mitochondrial has product MASFRSFNRAVSAFRSVSSVNQIRKIHIGRPLAAYWNHDWQPEKFPETPEERARAAKKYGLRLEDYEPYPNDGTGLGDYPKLPPVSAEGRDPYMNWDMPELKRNFGEPMHAESNWLTEDRMSPDVIDNLRHSLKVQALVFFGILGGVALAAYLTSSIVLHPAVMPKQYPFNNLHIERGGDAADVKPVVHYTFEPAE; this is encoded by the exons ATGGCTTCGTTTCGAAGCTTTAATCGAGCAGTCTCTGCTTTTCGATCAGTTTCTTCGGTCAACCaaataagaaaaatacatattGGACGTCCATTAGCTGCAT aCTGGAACCATGATTGGCAACCTGAAAAGTTTCCTGAAACTCCAGAAGAAAGAGCAAGAGCAGCCAAAAAATATGGTCTTCGACTTGAAGATTATGAACCTTACCCAAATGATGGTACAGGTCTAGGAGACTATCCTAAGCTTCCTCCTGTTTCAGCTGAGGGTAGGGATCCATATATGAATTGGGATATGCCTGAATTGAAGAGAAATTTTGGTGAACCA ATGCATGCAGAATCTAACTGGTTGACTGAAGATAGGATGAGCCCTGATGTTATTGATAATCTACGTCACTCTCT AAAAGTGCAAGCACTGGTATTTTTTGGAATACTAGGGGGTGTAGCATTAGCAGCTTACTTGACATCTTCAATTGTTTTACATCCAGCTGTT ATGCCTAAACAATATCCTTTCAACAATCTCCATATAGAAAGAGGTGGTGATGCAGCTGATGTAAAACCTGTTGTACACTATACATTTGAGCCAGCAGAATGA